In the genome of Candidatus Saccharimonadales bacterium, the window TGAGCAGACGCAATGACTTTGTCTTTCTTGTCCTTGGTGATCATAACAGGGAAGATTGTAGCAGATAAGAGGTTATCGCGCAACAGGCATGATCTTGTCTTCAAGCCGAGATTCAGAATCGATATCGATTGCCTGCTCTATAATGCACGCACCGACTGACGTCCGGCGTAGTCCGCTTGTATAGGCTCCTACCCCAAGATAGTTCCCGATATCTTCAACCAACGAGCGAATATACGTCCCGCTACTAACTAGGCAGTTAAAACTAATCTTTGGGTAGGCATAAGTGGTGAGTTCGATGGAGTGTATAACGATTGGACGACTAGGGATGTCCACCTCCTTGCCTCTCCGAGCCAAGTTATATGCTCTTTGTCCATTAATCTTGATGGCCGAGTAGGCAGGTGGTTTCTGTAGTTGACGACCTTGGAACTGGTTCAGG includes:
- the truB gene encoding tRNA pseudouridine(55) synthase TruB; its protein translation is MDSFSQLDGILLVDKPVGWSSFKVVAVVRRRLSEVAGRKVKVGHAGTLDPFASGLLIILVGDACKQAGSFLKLDKSYQVFAVLGVTSMTGDPEGERREVSTTEPSRRAVEDSLNQFQGRQLQKPPAYSAIKINGQRAYNLARRGKEVDIPSRPIVIHSIELTTYAYPKISFNCLVSSGTYIRSLVEDIGNYLGVGAYTSGLRRTSVGACIIEQAIDIDSESRLEDKIMPVAR